TTTTAAAGGCACACCCACTCTATGTCTCCATTCCGCTTGTGATGCTAAGCTCCCTCGGTATACTTAGGCTTACCAAGAGGGCAAGAATCCACGGAGATGCGGCTGTTGGAGTGGTGTCTTCCTTAGGGATTGCCATTGGCATACTTCTGGCAAGCACTGCAGAAGGCTTTAATATCGACCTATTTGGCTATCTGTTTGGAAACATACTTTCCATAAGCAGGCAGGAGGTAATTATCTCCATGGTGCTTTCGGTTGCAGTTCTTTTTACAGTCCTATTTTTTTATTATGACCTTTTCTCTATAACCTTCGATGAGGACTCTGCAAAGGCATCGGGAGTCAAGACAGACAGGATTAATACAATCCTGATTCTCCTGACTGCCCTTACAGTTGTCCTTGCCATGAGGGTCGTTGGCATTATGCTTGTCTCGGCATTACTAATCCTTCCTGCGGTCACCTCGATGCAGATAGCACGGGGCTTCAAGGCGACCATGGCGGTTGCCGTAGTCTCCTCTTTGCTTTCAGTTATAGGAGGGATATTTATTTCGTTTGAATTTGACCTTCCAACAGGTGCTACCATTGTGATTATGAATTTTCTACTCCTTATATCTGCCTTAGCCTATAGAAGGCTAAGGGGTAAATTACAAGAATAAACGACTCTTGAGTAGTCTCAATTTATAACTTGACAATATAAAAGTCACCACTATATAGTCAATATATCTAAAGCCTTGACATTGGGGGCGTAATGGCAAGATTTAGGAAGCTCATAGTGTTACCTGTTATCACTGCCTTGGCAATATCGGCAATGCCCCCATCTGTAAGCCACGGTGAAAACAGATATGTTGGCAGTGATGCCTGCAATGACTGCCACCCCACGGAATATAAAAACTTTATTACCTATGCCAAAAAAAGTAAATCCTTTCTGGGTATACAGAAAATGAAAAAGGACCTGACCGAAAAAGAAATGAAAAATTGCTACTCCTGCCATACTACTGGATATGGAAAGCCAGGCGGTTTTGAAAGCCCTGAAAAGACCCCACATTTAAAGGGTGCAGGTTGTGAGGTCTGTCATGGACCAGGCGGAATACATGTAAAATCAATGAGCAGGCGTGATATAAAAACCCGTATAGGAATAAAAGACTGTGAAGTCTGCCATATCGCAGAAAGGGTAAGTGCCTTCAGATATAAACCTATGGTTCATGGGGGAGCGCATTAACCTTTTTGACCTTATAAGAAGACGACTAAATCTAAAGGTACTCCTTACTATTACCCTTGCGGTCTCCATAATAATGGGCACAGTGATTTATTTGGGTATCGCCAGTCAGAGGAAAGAACTCAAGAACAAAATGGTTGCTCACGGAGAAGGGTTAAAGTCTCTGGTCTATGCAGGCATTAAACATCCTATGTCCGTTGGGGACAGTGTCTCTGTGGAAAGACAACTGTTAGATATACGAAAGACCGTAGGGGGCATCTCTGTAGCTATATGTGATTCCGATGGGGAGATTAGATTTGCAACCGATGAGGGTGTAATCGGAAAGAAGGTCTCTGAGTTTATCCGTGACAAGGAAGCATCCGAGGCATTGAGGGCTTTGTTAGAGACAGGTGAGCAGTATAGGGAAAAGTCTTTTGAAGAGCAGGTAGAGGGCAAAAGGTACATGGTCAACTTCTACGAAGTGTTGAATGAGGAGGGGTGCTATCACTGCCACGGCGCCTCAAAAAAGGTCATTGGGGGGTTGATTGTAAAACAGTCTGCCGAGGAAACCTATGCCACCATAGCAGGATTAAGAAACAAAGGCATCCTCGTTGGGGTTGTCGGCGTATGTATTATAATTGCCATACTTTATTTCCTGCTGAGGAGGCTGGTGATTTTGCCGACAATTGAATTTTCAAGAAAGGCAAGAGAGATAGCAGAAGGAGACCTAACAGTAGAAATACAGGTAAGGGGAGAGGATGAGATTTCATCCCTCGGTAGGTCGATAAACAAGATGGCAGGCAACCTAAAGGAAATGGTAACGAATGTTCGTGTGGTTACAAACAGCATATCCGATGTCACGGAAAACATTATTTCATCCGCAGGCAGGGTTTTAAGCGGAGCCACCTCTCAGCACAATACAATAGAGCAGACAGGGGGTTTCATAAAAGAAATAGATAATTCGATATTGGATGTAGCCACGAGTGCTAAAAGCCTTTCCACCTCTGCCGAAGATACATCATCCGCAATAGTAGAGATTTCCAACTCCATAGGAGAGGTAGCTGAAAGTGCAAAAATACTTTCCGAATCCATGGTCGAAGCCGCCTCTTCTATTGACGAAATGATGAGGTCTATAAAAGAGATTGCCGACAGCCTCCAGCATCTAACGGCATTCTCCGAGGAGACCGCATCGTCCCTTTCGGAGATAAACGCCACTGTTAAGGAAGTGGAGCGGAGTGCCGTAGAATCCGTTGTCCTTGCAGAGAAGGTAACGGCAGATGCATCTGACCAAGGTATGAAGTCAGTTGGCAGTGCAGTAAAGGGCATGGATGATATAAAGGAAAGCGTGGGTGCGCTTTCCGATATTATAAACGGACTCGGTAAAAGGTCAGAAGAAATAGGCAGTATCCTTACTGTAATTGACGATGTTACCGACCAGACAGGGCTTTTAGCCCTTAATGCGGCTATACTTGCCGCACAGGCAGGCGAACACGGCAAGTCCTTTGCAGTAGTAGCCGAAGAGATAAAGGACCTTGCAGAAAGGACATCTGCCTCTACAAAAGAGATATCTAAAATCATCCGTTCGGTCCAGTCCGAGACGAAAAGAAGTATCGAGATGGCAGGGGAGGGTATAAAGGTAGTCGAAAAAGGCATGAAACTCGTAGCGGAAATAAACTCTGCCTTGAAGAGCATCATGGAAAGCTCTCACACCTCCGTAGAAAAGTCCGATGTCATCCGGAGGGCAACAGCAGAGGAGGTAAATGTCATAAGGCAGATAACAGAGGCTATAAAGAGTATGAGTGGGCAGTTAGAGCGCATATCGGTGGCAACCCGTGACCAGAGCAAAGGAGGAGCTTCGATTACATCTGCGATTGAAAAAATAAAACACCTTTCAACCC
This genomic interval from Nitrospirota bacterium contains the following:
- a CDS encoding metal ABC transporter permease, producing the protein MEIFEFLSYGFAQRALLAGSFIAVLCSVLGVFLVLKRLSLIGDGLGHVTFGAVALSLLLKAHPLYVSIPLVMLSSLGILRLTKRARIHGDAAVGVVSSLGIAIGILLASTAEGFNIDLFGYLFGNILSISRQEVIISMVLSVAVLFTVLFFYYDLFSITFDEDSAKASGVKTDRINTILILLTALTVVLAMRVVGIMLVSALLILPAVTSMQIARGFKATMAVAVVSSLLSVIGGIFISFEFDLPTGATIVIMNFLLLISALAYRRLRGKLQE
- a CDS encoding cytochrome c family protein, whose product is MARFRKLIVLPVITALAISAMPPSVSHGENRYVGSDACNDCHPTEYKNFITYAKKSKSFLGIQKMKKDLTEKEMKNCYSCHTTGYGKPGGFESPEKTPHLKGAGCEVCHGPGGIHVKSMSRRDIKTRIGIKDCEVCHIAERVSAFRYKPMVHGGAH
- a CDS encoding HAMP domain-containing protein; the encoded protein is MGERINLFDLIRRRLNLKVLLTITLAVSIIMGTVIYLGIASQRKELKNKMVAHGEGLKSLVYAGIKHPMSVGDSVSVERQLLDIRKTVGGISVAICDSDGEIRFATDEGVIGKKVSEFIRDKEASEALRALLETGEQYREKSFEEQVEGKRYMVNFYEVLNEEGCYHCHGASKKVIGGLIVKQSAEETYATIAGLRNKGILVGVVGVCIIIAILYFLLRRLVILPTIEFSRKAREIAEGDLTVEIQVRGEDEISSLGRSINKMAGNLKEMVTNVRVVTNSISDVTENIISSAGRVLSGATSQHNTIEQTGGFIKEIDNSILDVATSAKSLSTSAEDTSSAIVEISNSIGEVAESAKILSESMVEAASSIDEMMRSIKEIADSLQHLTAFSEETASSLSEINATVKEVERSAVESVVLAEKVTADASDQGMKSVGSAVKGMDDIKESVGALSDIINGLGKRSEEIGSILTVIDDVTDQTGLLALNAAILAAQAGEHGKSFAVVAEEIKDLAERTSASTKEISKIIRSVQSETKRSIEMAGEGIKVVEKGMKLVAEINSALKSIMESSHTSVEKSDVIRRATAEEVNVIRQITEAIKSMSGQLERISVATRDQSKGGASITSAIEKIKHLSTRVTQAVGEQSGGSKQISHAMENTVHQANQIANATAEQRQQSRAIVQSIESVKGVAQGLVSLANEMNTVIKSLSEESKSLLSELHRFKV